The Clarias gariepinus isolate MV-2021 ecotype Netherlands chromosome 4, CGAR_prim_01v2, whole genome shotgun sequence genome window below encodes:
- the nck1b gene encoding cytoplasmic protein NCK1 isoform X2 has translation MDMANLFKHFFRIGKVKRKTGMRDTASNAEADFYPDNGERLYDLNLPALVKFNYTAEREDELSLVKGTRVIVMEKCSDGWWRGSYNGRSGWFPSNYVTEDADGSASNDMMGLSEKLAAVVHSANGNRVLHTVQALYPFSSGNDEELNFEKGEVMDVLEKPENDPEWWKCRKADGQVGLVPKNYVTILQESQNSGSMAGPPTPDFDYIEPSGSGRFAGKEWYYGKVTRHQAEVALNQRGIEGDFLIRDSESSPNDFSISLKAQAKNKHFKVQLKDSLYCIGQRKFSSMEELVEHYKKAPIFTSEQGDKLYLIKALAAS, from the exons GGATCGGGAAGGTGAAGCGGAAAACAGGGATGAGGGATACGGCGTCAAACGCGGAGGCGGATTTTTACCCAGACAACGGCGAGCGGCTGTACGACCTGAACCTGCCGGCGCTGGTGAAATTTAACTACACCGCCGAGCGTGAGGACGAGCTGTCGCTGGTGAAGGGCACCAGGGTCATCGTCATGGAGAAATGCAGCGACGGCTGGTGGAGAGGCAGCTACAATGGGCGCTCCGGCTGGTTCCCTTCCAACTACGTGACCGAGGACGCGGACGGCTCGGCCAGCAACGACATGATGGGCCTGTCGGAGAAGCTGGCCGCTGTGGTCCACAGCGCGAACGGCAACCGGGTGCTCCACACGGTCCAGGCCCTGTACCCGTTCAGCTCGGGAAACGACGAGGAGCTGAACTTCGAGAAAGGGGAAGTGATGGATGTCCTGGAGAAACCGGAGAACGACCCGGAGTGGTGGAAGTGCCGCAAAGCAGACGGGCAGGTCGGCCTCGTACCCAAGAACTACGTCACCATACTGCAGGAGTCGCAGAACTCTGGGAGCATGGCCGGACCCCCGACGCCCGACTTCGACTACATCGAGCCTTCCGGGAGCGGGCGCTTTGCGGGGAAGGAGTGGTACTACGGCAAGGTGACCCGGCACCAGGCGGAAGTGGCGCTCAACCAGAGGGGGATAGAGGGGGACTTCCTCATCAGAGACAGCGAGTCTTCG CCCAACGACTTCTCCATATCACTGAAGGCCCAGGCCAAAAACAAGCATTTCAAAGTGCAGTTGAAGGACAGCCTGTACTGCATCGGACAACGCAAGTTCAGTTCCATGGAGGAGCTGGTGGAACACTACAAAAAGGCGCCGATCTTCACCAGCGAGCAGGGCGACAAACTGTACCTGATCAAGGCCCTGGCCGCCTCCTGA